The Bombus fervidus isolate BK054 chromosome 6, iyBomFerv1, whole genome shotgun sequence genome contains a region encoding:
- the Rpl18a gene encoding ribosomal protein L18A yields the protein MKAKGELKEFEVIGRKLPTEKETTTPLYKMRIFAPDAIVAKSRFWYFLRQLKKFKKSTGEIVSLKQIPEKSPVKIKNFGIWLRYDSRSGTHNMYREYRDLSVSGAVTQCYRDMGARHRARAHSIQIIKVEVVKAANCRRPQVKQFHDSKIKFPLPKRIHHRNRMPLFSVRKPRTYFL from the exons ATGAAAGCCAAGGGTGAA TTGAAGGAGTTTGAAGTAATCGGTCGTAAGTTACCGACCGAAAAAGAGACAACTACACCACTGTATAAAATGAGAATATTTGCACCTGATGCTATCGTCGCAAAATCTAGATTTTGGTATTTTTTGCGCCAACtcaaaaaatttaagaaatctaCGGGAGAAATTGTTTCTTTGAAACAG ATACCAGAAAAATCTCCAGTTAAAATCAAGAATTTTGGAATTTGGTTAAGATATGACTCAAGGTCTGGAACTCATAATATGTATAGAGAATATAGAGATCTCTCTGTCAGTGGTGCTGTAACACAATGTTACAGAGATATGGGAGCTCGTCATCGCGCCCGTGCTCATTCAATTCAGATCATTAAAGTCGAAGTTGTAAAAGCGGCAAACTGTAGAAGACCTCAAGTCAAGCAATTCCATGattcgaaaattaaattccCATTGCCAAAACGTATTCATCATAGGAATCGTATGCCACTTTTCAGTGTTCGAAAACCACGTACCTATTTCCTTTAA
- the LOC139988234 gene encoding F-box only protein 44, translating to MGQFHGSGMTTRVMYDEKSDNGLVLGGKYLPEELLAEIFCYVDYKSLLNCQLVCKLWKILIQTYVWRKKAEISFGRSLLLYKEVPWHVYYLMCKKKPFERNLVKNHSGECGRHKYWKILSEGGDCWKVENPPVGVIPLPNNELIFEGKQFCFVTSYRSCTKAQIIDLEAEGLTPYMLDELQPIIVVSEWYSCRWDCPAIYECAIKLLGENNSVIDLFHFRDSIEGEKQNQWHQMSHEFKNYGPGVRKISFYHGGADKLFWAGHYGSKMAGACVYVKIPTCQLHENE from the exons ATGGGACAGTTTCATGGCAGTGGTATGACTACTCGCGTGATGTATGATGAAAAAAGCGATAATGGATTAGTTCTTGGTGGAAAATATTTACCAGAAGAACTATTAGCAGAAATTTTTTGTTATGTTGattataaatcattattaaATTGTCAATTGGTTTGCAaactttggaaaattttaattcaaacttACGTTTGGCGTAAAAAAGCAGAAATTTCTTTCGGTCGATCACTTCTTTTGTATAAAGAAGTGCCTTGGCATGTGTATTATTTAATGTGTAAAAAGAAACCTTTTGAAAGAAACTTAGTGAAAAATCATTCTGGAGAATGTGGAAGGCACAAATACTGGAAAATTCTTAGTGAAGGTGGTGATTGTTGGAAAGTAGAAAATCCTCCAGTGGGAGTTATACCTTTGCCAAATAACGAACTTATTTTTGAAGGAAAACAATTCTGTTTTGTTACTTCTTACCGTAGTTGCACTAAAGCACAAATAATTGACCTAGAAGCCGAAGGATTGACACCATATATGCTAGATGAGTTACAGCCTATAATAGTg gTGAGTGAGTGGTACAGTTGTCGTTGGGATTGTCCAGCTATATATGAATGTGCTATCAAATTATTAGGGGAAAATAATAGCGTCATAGACCTTTTTCACTTTCGTGATAGTATTGAAGGGGAAAAACAAAATCAGTGGCATCag ATGTCACATGAGTTTAAAAACTATGGACCTGGAGtcagaaaaatttctttttatcatgGTGGTgctgataaattattttgggcTGGACACTATGGTAGTAAAAT
- the Alas gene encoding 5-aminolevulinate synthase, with protein MFVRQYIHYVNVYHLSSVITGNLKNMPCPFLTHLSANYIRNYGASVIMNYRQLCPVMSQFFSTQVDSTESEQIEKAINSQCPFLAKEQNAVKVASPVVEEDIINVSPLESKEKGSFPYEEFFHEQIMKKKKDHSYRVFKKVNRLAESFPIGIEYSWGEKPITVWCSNDYLGMSRHPAVTNSVQEALNKFGAGAGGTRNISGNSIGHEILEKRLASLHQKEAGLLFTSCFVANDSTLYTLAKLLPHCHIFSDAGNHASMIQGIRNSGVPKHIFRHNDVKHLEELLSKVDKTVPKIVAFETVHSMTGDICPLEDLCDIAHKYNALTFVDEVHAVGLYGYSGAGIGERDWVLHKMDIISGTLGKAFGNMGGYIVGSTKLIDMIRSYAAGFIFTTSLPPTVLYGTLTAVEILTSDEGRSLRASHQKNVAYMKSILTAAGLPLEQSPSHIIPIKIGDPLLCSQLADLLIKDKGHYVQAINYPTVPKGEEKLRLAPTPKHTLSMMDQFVKDILHVFHRLNIPTVEHKPDNIPCAIRVH; from the exons ATG tttGTTCGTCAATATATCCATTACGTCAACGTATATCATTTATCCAGTGTTATAACAG gCAACTTAAAAAACATGCCCTGTCCATTTTTGACACATCTTTCTGCTAATTACATTCGTAATTATGGAGCTTCTGTAATTATGAACTACCGTCAGCTTTGTCCAGTGATGTCTCAATTTTTTAGCACTCAAGTAGATAGTACTGAGTctgaacaaattgaaaaagcTATAAATAGTCAATGTCCATTTCTTGCTAAAGAACAAAATGCTGTAAAAGTAGCTAGTCCTGTGGTTGAAGAAGATATTATCAATGTATCACCTTTAGAatcaaaggaaaaaggaagttTTCCATATGAAGAATTTTTTCATGAACAgattatgaaaaagaaaaaagaccaTTCTTATAGAGtgtttaaaaaagttaatcgATTAGCAGAAAGTTTCCCAATTGGGATAGAATACTCTTGGGGTGAGAAACCTATCACAGTTTGGTGTTCTAATGATTATTTAGGGATGTCACGACATCCAGCAGTGACAAATTCTGTTCAAGAAGCATTGAATAAATTTGGTGCAGGAGCAGGAGGAACTAGAAATATATCCGGAAATTCCATAGGGCACGAGATCTTAGAAAAAAGACTTGCTTCTTTGCATCAGAAAGAAGCTGGCTTATTATTTACCTCTTGTTTTGTTGCTAATGACTCCACCTTATATACTTTAGCCAAACTTTTACCACATTGTCATATCTTCTCTGATGCTGGAAATCATGCATCTATGATTCAGGGTATAAGAAATAGTGGAGTaccaaaacatatttttaggCACAATGATGTAAAACATCTTGAAGAATTACTTTCCAAAGTAGACAAAACTGTACCAAAAATCGTAGCATTTGAAACAGTACATTCTATGACTGGTGATATATGTCCTTTAGAAGACTTATGTGATATTGCACATAAATATAATGCTTTAACATTTGTTGATGAAGTTCATGCTGTTGGATTGTATGGATATTCAGGTGCTGGCATTGGAGAGAGAGATTGGGTGCTTCATAAAATGGATATTATATCTGGTACCTTGGGAAAAGCTTTTGGCAATATGGGTGGTTACATTGTTGGATCCACTAAATTAATAGATATGATACGAAGTTATGCAGCaggttttatttttacaaccTCATTACCACCAACAGTACTATATGGTACCTTAACAGCTGTTGAAATTTTAACTTCTGATGAAGGAAGATCATTAAGGGCTAGTCATCAAAAGAATGTAGCTTATATGAAATCCATTTTAACAGCTGCAGGTCTTCCGTTAGAACAATCACCTTCTCACATTATAccgataaaa ATTGGTGATCCATTATTATGTAGTCAATTAgctgatttattaataaaagataagGGGCATTATGTTCAAGCGATCAATTATCCAACTGTTCCAAAGGGTGAAGAAAAATTAAGACTTGCCCCAACTCCAAAACATACTCTATCTATGATGGATCAGTTTGTAAAAGACATATTACATGTCTTTCATCGGTTGAATATACCGACGGTCGAACATAAGCCAGACAACATTCCATGTGCAATCCGAGTTcattaa